In Oligoflexus sp., the DNA window AAAGCATGAAGGTTACGCATGAAGAATCTTACGGACACAATAAGCTCGTTTGAATTTTTTCAGGGTCTGCCGCAGTATGCTCTGGAGATTTTAAGCGGCTGCGCTCAGCGGCAGGACTGGCCTGTTCATTCTTATTTAGCGGAAGAAGGTTCACGCGCGGACTATTTTTATGCGGTGGAGGATGGACGCCTTTCCATCGAACTCCATAGGCCTGGCCTGGGTCGCCATGTCATACAAACTTTGGGGAGAGGACAGGTGGCTGGCTGGAGCTGGCTCTTTCCACCTCACCTTTGGACCTTCGATATAAGGGCTTTGAGTCCCGTGAGAGTTTTGGCCTTTCAAGGGGACTGCCTGCTCAAGCTTTGCTCGGAGCACCCGGAGGTAGGCTATATCATGATGCGGCGCCTGGCTCATGTGATTGCAAAGCGATTGCAGGCCACGCGTCTTCAGCTGCTGGATATTTATGGAAGCACGGTGCCCGCGAGAGTTGCCGATGAAAAATCCCTGGCTCCCTGAGATCTGGGTTGTGGAACGCAGGATTCAGGAGAGCGAGGATACTGTCAGCCTTGAACTGCGTCCCGAGTCAAAAGCCGTGCGGCCTGAGGCGGAGCCTGGACAATTCAATATGCTCTATAGTCCCGGCTATGGAGAAATTCCCGTCTCGATCAGTTCGATGCGATCGGGTTCGTTTCTGCATACGATTCGCAGCGTGGGTGCAATATCCGCAGCACTTGCCGGCGCTCAGGCAGGCTCATGCGTGGGTGTGCGTGGACCCTTTGGAAGTTCCTGGCCGCTGTCGACAGCCTTCGGAAAAAATCTTCTTCTGCTGGCCGGAGGTCTGGGACTGGCACCCTTGCGTCCGGTCATCGAATGGGTCCGTGATCGACGCGAGGATTTTGCGGACTGTTCCGTACTTCACGGCGCTCGCGACAGAGACCATTTGATTTTCCGTGATGAGCTGGTGACCTGGCAGAAAAGCCCTGGGATCCATTGGGCGCTGACCCTTGATCATGCTGATCTGGATTGGGAAGGGCATGTGGGATCCTTGCCGCAGCTGCTGGATCTGGTGACTCTGGACAAGCAAACGACAGTCGCCCTTCTCTGCGGACCTGAAATCATGATGCGAGCGGCCGCTGCGTATTTGGTGCAGCTCGGTCTGCCGGCTGAGAGAATTTATTTATCTCTCGAACGCAATATGAAATGCGCGCTGGGATTTTGTGGGCATTGTCAGTTAGGTCCTGAATTTATCTGCCGCGATGGACCGATTCTCGCTTATGATCGGGTCGCAGCATGTCTGGGAGTCAAGGAACTATGAAACGACTGGCTGTGTGGAAATTCACCTCCTGCGACGGCTGTCAGCTCAGCCTGCTCGACCTTGAAGATGACCTGCTCCTGCTCACGGAATCCCTGGAATTTGCCTACTTCCTGGAGGCGTCGAGTGCGGCCCGTCCAGGACCCTATGATATTTCGCTCGTCGAAGGTTCCATCACGACTCCTGCGGATGTGGAAAGAATCCTGGAGGTCCGACGCCAGTCGAGGTTTCTGGTGGTGATCGGAGCGTGTGCCACCTCCGGGGGCATCCAGGCGCTTCGAAACTTTGTGGATGTGAAGGAATTCATAGCCTGCGTTTATGCACGGCCTGATTATATAAAGACTCTGGCCAAATCCAGTCCCATTTCCGCCTATGTTCCCGTCGATTTTGAGCTGCAAGGCTGCCCTATCGATAAGAGTCAGCTACTGGAAGTGATCGCATCGTTTCTTTTGGACAAAAAGCCTGCGTTGAGCAATGAAAGCGTGTGCGGCGAATGCAAACGACGAGGACTGGTCTGCGTTTGGGTCGCTGAGGGAAGGCCCTGCCTTGGACCTGTGACCCATGCCGGCTGCGGGGCTCTGTGTCCAGGCTATTCGCGGGGCTGTTACGGCTGTTTTGGACCGAAAGAGAACGCCAATGTTCCCTCGCTCGGCCGCAAATTTCGCGAACATGGCGAGTCGCCACGGGATATTCAGCGTCTTTTGAGAACGTTTCACGCGGCAGCGCCGGCTTTTTCCGGGAGGCCCCATGAACCCTCACGATCCTGAACAGGCCGCAGAAAAAACGTCCACGCG includes these proteins:
- a CDS encoding cyclic nucleotide-binding domain-containing protein, whose product is MKNLTDTISSFEFFQGLPQYALEILSGCAQRQDWPVHSYLAEEGSRADYFYAVEDGRLSIELHRPGLGRHVIQTLGRGQVAGWSWLFPPHLWTFDIRALSPVRVLAFQGDCLLKLCSEHPEVGYIMMRRLAHVIAKRLQATRLQLLDIYGSTVPARVADEKSLAP
- a CDS encoding FAD/NAD(P)-binding protein, translating into MKNPWLPEIWVVERRIQESEDTVSLELRPESKAVRPEAEPGQFNMLYSPGYGEIPVSISSMRSGSFLHTIRSVGAISAALAGAQAGSCVGVRGPFGSSWPLSTAFGKNLLLLAGGLGLAPLRPVIEWVRDRREDFADCSVLHGARDRDHLIFRDELVTWQKSPGIHWALTLDHADLDWEGHVGSLPQLLDLVTLDKQTTVALLCGPEIMMRAAAAYLVQLGLPAERIYLSLERNMKCALGFCGHCQLGPEFICRDGPILAYDRVAACLGVKEL